A window from Nitrospira sp. ND1 encodes these proteins:
- a CDS encoding molybdopterin-dependent oxidoreductase, whose product MMQLSRRQFLKVSAGTVAVAAVADKALALTALQPVVEVDNPLGEYPDRSWERVYHDQYRYDSSFTWCCSPNDTHACRIRAFVRNGVVMRVEQNYDHQTYEDLYGNRGTFAHNPRMCLKGFTFHRRVYGPYRLKGPLMRKGWKQWMDDGSPELTSDAKRKYKFDSRFLDDMVRVSWDTAFTYVAKGLIVIGTRYSGEAGARRLREQGYAPEMIEMMKGAGVRTFKHRAGMPILGMMGKHANTRFNNCVLPLLDSWIRKVNPDQAQGGRYWNNYTWHGDQDPSQPWWNGTQNCDVDLSDMRFTKLNTSWGKNFVENKMPEAHWKLESMERGARLVVITPEYNPTASRADYWIPVRPETDGALFLGASKIILDENYQDIEFIKGFTDMPLLVRTDTLQYLDPHEVLRDYQVPDFTKSYSGRVQGLTQDQVQRLGGMMVWDLAKGKAVPLHREQVGLHLAQSGIDPALTGTYRVKLLNGREVDVMPIYQLYTIHLQDYDLDTVHQVNRSPKDLIVRWARDCGTVKPAAIHNGEGVCHYFHMTSMGRAAALVMMLTGNIGKFGTGCHTWSGNYKVGIWQAAPWSGAGASVYLGEDPWNLNLRDDVHGKEIKYRKYYYGEEPGYWNHGDNALIVNTPKYGRKVFTGKTHMPSPSKVRWVVNVNILNNAKHHYDMVKNVDPNIEMLITQDIEMTSDVNHADVAFAVNSWMEFTYPEMTATVSNPWVQIWKGGIRPLYDTRNDLDSFAGVAAKLKEITGEQRMADTYKFVYHNRVDIYVQRILDASSTFFGYSADVMLKSEKGWMVMCRTYPRHPLWEETNESKPHWTRSGRLETYRIEPEAIEYGENFISHREGPECTPYMPNAIMTTNPYVRPEDYGIPVTAQHHDDKTVRNIKLPWSEIKQHANPLWEKGYQFYCVTPKTRHRVHSQWSVNDWVQIYESNFGDPYRMDKRTPGVGEHQIHINPQAAKDRGINDGDYCYVDGNPVDRPYRGWKPSDPFYKVARLMIRAKYNPSYPYHVTMAKHAPYVSTAKSVKGHETRPDGRAIAVDTGYQSNFRYGAQQSFTRSWLMPMHQTDSLPGKQANALKFKWGFEIDHHAVNTVPKECLIRITKAEDGGIGARGPWEPVRTGFTPGQENEFMIKWLKGEHIKIKV is encoded by the coding sequence ATGATGCAGTTATCCCGCAGGCAGTTCTTGAAGGTCTCGGCGGGGACGGTCGCAGTGGCAGCTGTAGCCGACAAGGCTCTGGCGTTGACTGCGCTGCAACCGGTCGTCGAGGTCGACAATCCCTTGGGTGAGTATCCGGATCGATCGTGGGAGCGCGTCTACCACGATCAATATCGGTACGACTCATCCTTCACCTGGTGCTGCTCACCGAACGACACCCACGCCTGCCGCATTCGGGCGTTCGTCCGGAACGGTGTCGTGATGCGCGTGGAGCAGAACTATGACCACCAAACCTATGAAGATCTGTACGGCAACCGCGGCACGTTCGCGCATAACCCGCGCATGTGCTTGAAGGGCTTCACGTTCCACCGTCGTGTCTACGGTCCCTATCGTTTGAAGGGGCCGTTGATGCGGAAGGGCTGGAAACAGTGGATGGACGACGGCTCCCCTGAGCTGACGTCGGATGCGAAGCGGAAGTATAAGTTCGACAGCCGGTTCTTGGATGACATGGTCCGCGTGTCCTGGGATACGGCGTTTACCTATGTCGCCAAGGGGTTGATCGTCATCGGCACTCGCTACAGCGGTGAAGCCGGTGCCCGTCGCCTCCGCGAACAGGGCTATGCTCCGGAAATGATCGAGATGATGAAGGGGGCGGGCGTGCGGACGTTCAAGCACCGCGCCGGTATGCCGATCCTCGGCATGATGGGGAAACATGCCAATACCAGGTTCAACAACTGCGTGTTGCCCTTGTTGGATAGCTGGATCCGGAAGGTCAATCCCGATCAGGCGCAAGGCGGCCGCTACTGGAACAACTACACTTGGCACGGCGATCAAGACCCGTCTCAACCCTGGTGGAACGGCACGCAGAATTGCGACGTCGATTTGTCCGACATGCGCTTCACCAAGCTGAATACCAGTTGGGGGAAAAACTTCGTCGAAAACAAGATGCCGGAAGCGCATTGGAAATTGGAGAGCATGGAGCGGGGGGCTCGCCTCGTCGTCATCACTCCTGAGTATAACCCCACTGCGAGCCGCGCGGACTACTGGATTCCCGTGCGTCCTGAGACGGATGGCGCCTTGTTTCTCGGCGCCTCCAAAATCATTCTCGATGAAAACTACCAGGACATTGAGTTTATCAAGGGCTTTACGGACATGCCGTTGCTCGTGCGGACGGATACCCTCCAGTACTTGGATCCGCATGAAGTGCTGAGAGACTATCAGGTGCCGGATTTCACCAAGTCGTACTCCGGACGCGTGCAGGGATTGACCCAGGATCAGGTGCAGCGCCTCGGCGGCATGATGGTCTGGGACCTGGCCAAGGGGAAAGCCGTGCCCCTCCATCGTGAGCAAGTCGGCCTTCACCTGGCCCAGAGCGGCATCGACCCGGCCTTGACGGGCACCTATCGGGTCAAGTTGCTCAACGGGCGAGAAGTCGACGTCATGCCCATCTATCAATTGTATACGATTCACCTTCAGGACTATGACCTGGATACGGTACATCAGGTCAATCGCTCGCCGAAGGATCTCATTGTGCGGTGGGCGCGCGACTGTGGCACGGTGAAACCCGCGGCCATTCACAACGGTGAAGGCGTCTGCCACTATTTCCATATGACATCGATGGGACGAGCGGCGGCGTTGGTGATGATGCTGACGGGCAATATCGGAAAGTTCGGCACCGGTTGTCACACCTGGTCCGGTAACTACAAAGTCGGCATTTGGCAGGCGGCGCCCTGGTCCGGCGCAGGCGCGAGTGTCTATTTGGGCGAAGATCCCTGGAATTTAAATCTCAGGGACGATGTGCACGGCAAGGAAATCAAATATCGCAAATATTATTACGGTGAGGAGCCGGGGTATTGGAACCACGGCGACAATGCGCTGATCGTCAACACACCGAAGTACGGACGCAAGGTGTTTACCGGCAAGACCCACATGCCGAGCCCCAGCAAAGTCCGCTGGGTGGTGAACGTGAACATTCTCAACAACGCCAAGCACCACTATGACATGGTGAAAAACGTCGATCCGAACATCGAGATGCTGATCACGCAGGACATCGAGATGACTTCGGACGTGAACCATGCCGATGTGGCATTCGCCGTGAATTCCTGGATGGAGTTTACCTATCCCGAAATGACGGCCACCGTGTCGAATCCCTGGGTGCAGATCTGGAAGGGCGGCATCCGCCCCCTGTACGACACCAGGAACGATCTCGACTCCTTCGCGGGAGTCGCCGCGAAGCTGAAAGAGATCACCGGTGAACAGCGGATGGCGGATACGTATAAATTTGTGTATCACAATCGGGTGGATATTTACGTGCAGCGCATTCTTGATGCGTCGAGTACGTTCTTCGGGTACAGCGCCGATGTGATGTTGAAGTCGGAAAAAGGCTGGATGGTGATGTGTCGTACCTATCCGCGCCACCCGCTCTGGGAAGAGACCAACGAGTCCAAGCCGCACTGGACGCGATCGGGACGCTTGGAGACCTATCGTATCGAGCCGGAGGCGATCGAATACGGGGAAAACTTCATTTCACACCGGGAAGGCCCGGAGTGTACCCCATATATGCCGAACGCCATCATGACGACCAATCCCTATGTCCGGCCGGAGGATTATGGAATTCCCGTTACGGCGCAGCACCATGACGATAAGACGGTGCGGAATATCAAACTGCCGTGGTCGGAAATCAAGCAGCACGCGAACCCCTTGTGGGAGAAGGGGTACCAGTTCTACTGCGTCACGCCCAAGACCCGGCACCGGGTGCACAGCCAATGGTCGGTGAACGACTGGGTGCAAATTTACGAGTCGAACTTCGGCGATCCGTACCGCATGGATAAACGGACACCGGGTGTCGGCGAGCACCAGATCCACATCAACCCGCAGGCGGCGAAGGATCGCGGGATCAACGACGGTGACTATTGTTATGTGGACGGCAATCCCGTGGACCGGCCCTATCGCGGCTGGAAGCCGTCGGATCCGTTTTACAAGGTCGCGCGTTTGATGATCCGGGCGAAATACAATCCTTCATACCCGTATCATGTGACGATGGCGAAACACGCTCCCTATGTGTCCACGGCCAAGTCGGTGAAGGGGCATGAGACGCGGCCGGACGGACGCGCTATTGCGGTCGATACCGGGTATCAGTCCAACTTCCGGTACGGCGCGCAACAATCATTCACCAGGAGCTGGCTCATGCCGATGCACCAAACCGACTCCCTGCCGGGCAAGCAGGCGAATGCCTTGAAGTTCAAGTGGGGATTCGAAATCGATCACCACGCGGTCAACACGGTGCCGAAGGAGTGTTTGATCCGCATCACCAAGGCGGAAGACGGCGGTATCGGAGCCCGTGGTCCGTGGGAACCGGTCCGGACCGGCTTCACGCCGGGTCAGGAAAACGAGTTCATGATCAAGTGGCTCAAAGGCGAGCACATCAAGATCAAAGTGTAA